From one Mesomycoplasma ovipneumoniae genomic stretch:
- the rplI gene encoding 50S ribosomal protein L9, with amino-acid sequence MKVILLKDTKDGRANTVVEVSAGYASNYLFKNNLAEPFNPRTEKLLKERLKKIEAEKENKKNQAIQLKSQIENTVLWFKLKGTLDSVHGAISAKKIKKELETKDIFIDKHLIQTPGISNFGTSYVTIKLSPEISATLKINVVKDE; translated from the coding sequence ATGAAAGTAATTCTACTTAAAGACACAAAAGATGGTCGTGCAAACACTGTTGTTGAGGTTTCAGCTGGTTATGCTAGCAATTATTTGTTTAAAAATAATTTAGCCGAACCTTTTAATCCAAGAACTGAAAAACTTTTAAAAGAAAGGCTAAAAAAAATTGAAGCTGAAAAGGAAAATAAAAAAAATCAGGCAATTCAACTTAAATCTCAAATTGAAAATACTGTTTTGTGATTTAAATTAAAAGGGACACTTGATTCAGTCCACGGGGCAATTTCGGCTAAAAAAATAAAAAAGGAGCTTGAGACCAAAGATATTTTTATTGACAAGCACTTAATTCAAACTCCAGGAATTTCCAATTTTGGAACTAGTTATGTCACTATTAAATTAAGTCCTGAAATTAGTGCTACTTTAAAAATAAACGTTGTAAAAGATGAATAA
- a CDS encoding DHH family phosphoesterase yields MKKFLFPFSISFISFLLEITTLLLKVIFNDAFDFYLFFILAVGIFIIFIISLTVGIVVFYQFIIKQNHFYYQKFDLINEENNIGIINLSSTYKITKVSKYVKDLYPERLVNRDIFYLFPQYKKVEDIPPKFEIKRGNNWFEINYNKFAYWISYRDITLFKSISQGYENNSLVFAEVEVDNFVSTNFRSSDQDYPKIKIFINDFFEKLSQKYKFLYKEYADGRIMLVLHYETFVLWQKNHFYIFRDESTKIDDTTEVWFSVGFGFGTTNLVEVKRLANEALIFSKTRGGNQVSIYPYGKRPFSYGSYSESLSLHSLVRLRRIARLLVEKLEKIDNIIIYGHINSDLDSFGSGYVLGNFLKRYAEVIYKRKINFYIQNQTFDTTTTRFLSQADFIKKNIFISRSVASKITMASKNNDTCLAILVDVSDVERIENKKALDQINLENVFVFDHHGINSKMQGILELIHDYIDVSSSSTCEIITHLILLTIHSDISIDQEWAQILLNGLYVDSAQFKKTASASTFAAVSALVRWGAKTAKTGEFLKLNENESKIIKEILENVTEVKPGFFLASLDREIETDLVSIACEQILLVKNRQAAFVVAKLPQQKNYKMSARGVENVNVQYIAEQVGGGGNVTSAAAYSTVETFSEFVENIKLAIQRREYESNST; encoded by the coding sequence ATGAAAAAATTTCTTTTCCCGTTTTCAATTTCATTTATAAGTTTTTTACTTGAAATTACAACTTTATTACTAAAAGTTATTTTTAATGACGCTTTTGATTTTTACCTTTTTTTCATATTAGCCGTCGGAATTTTCATAATTTTCATTATCTCGCTAACAGTTGGAATTGTTGTTTTTTATCAATTTATAATTAAGCAAAATCACTTTTATTACCAAAAATTCGACCTTATTAACGAGGAAAATAATATTGGAATTATCAATTTGTCATCAACTTACAAAATTACAAAAGTTTCCAAATATGTTAAAGATTTATACCCAGAAAGACTAGTAAACCGTGATATTTTTTATCTTTTTCCCCAATATAAAAAGGTCGAAGATATTCCGCCAAAATTTGAGATAAAAAGGGGAAATAATTGATTTGAAATTAATTATAATAAATTTGCATATTGAATTTCTTATCGTGATATCACACTTTTTAAGTCAATTTCGCAAGGTTATGAAAATAATTCGCTTGTTTTTGCAGAGGTTGAGGTTGATAATTTTGTCTCAACAAATTTTCGCAGTAGCGATCAAGACTACCCTAAAATCAAAATTTTTATTAATGATTTTTTTGAAAAACTGTCACAAAAATATAAATTTTTGTACAAAGAATACGCAGATGGCCGGATTATGTTAGTTTTACATTATGAGACATTTGTACTTTGACAAAAAAATCATTTTTACATTTTTCGCGACGAGAGCACTAAAATTGATGATACAACCGAAGTTTGATTTTCAGTCGGTTTTGGCTTTGGCACAACAAATTTAGTCGAAGTAAAAAGACTAGCAAATGAGGCCTTAATTTTTTCAAAAACCCGTGGTGGAAATCAAGTTTCAATTTATCCTTATGGAAAAAGACCTTTTTCTTATGGTTCTTATAGTGAATCTCTCAGCCTCCATTCGCTTGTTAGACTTAGAAGAATTGCTCGTCTTTTAGTTGAAAAATTGGAAAAAATTGATAATATAATAATTTATGGCCACATTAATTCTGACTTAGATTCATTTGGTTCTGGCTATGTTTTGGGTAATTTTTTAAAAAGATATGCTGAAGTTATTTATAAAAGAAAAATTAATTTTTATATCCAAAACCAGACTTTTGACACTACCACAACAAGATTTTTATCGCAAGCTGATTTTATCAAGAAAAATATTTTTATATCGCGTTCAGTTGCCTCAAAAATTACAATGGCCTCAAAAAATAATGACACCTGCCTTGCCATTTTAGTTGATGTCTCTGACGTTGAGCGAATTGAAAACAAAAAAGCTCTTGATCAAATCAATTTGGAAAATGTTTTTGTCTTTGACCATCACGGAATTAATTCCAAAATGCAAGGAATTTTGGAATTAATTCATGACTATATTGATGTCTCATCTTCATCAACATGTGAAATTATTACCCACTTAATTTTGCTAACAATTCATTCAGATATAAGCATTGATCAAGAATGGGCTCAAATTTTGCTTAACGGTTTATATGTTGACTCGGCCCAGTTTAAAAAAACCGCTAGTGCCTCAACTTTTGCGGCCGTCTCCGCCCTTGTTCGTTGAGGTGCAAAAACTGCAAAAACTGGTGAATTTCTCAAACTTAATGAAAATGAGTCAAAAATTATTAAAGAAATTCTTGAAAATGTCACCGAAGTTAAGCCAGGTTTTTTTCTTGCAAGTCTTGATCGGGAAATTGAAACTGATTTAGTCTCGATTGCTTGTGAGCAAATTTTATTAGTTAAAAATCGTCAAGCCGCCTTTGTCGTGGCCAAATTACCCCAACAAAAAAATTATAAAATGTCAGCTCGAGGTGTTGAAAATGTTAATGTTCAATATATAGCAGAGCAAGTTGGTGGAGGTGGAAATGTAACTTCAGCAGCTGCTTATTCAACAGTTGAGACTTTTTCTGAATTTGTTGAAAATATTAAACTTGCAATTCAAAGGAGAGAATATGAAAGTAATTCTACTTAA
- the leuS gene encoding leucine--tRNA ligase codes for MYDHKLIEKKWQNYWQKNNVFQTSESSDKKIYILDMFPYPSAAGLHLGHPIGYTASDIIARFKRLNGFDVLHPMGWDAFGLPAEQYAIQTGNHPADFTKKNIENFKEQINSFGFSYDWSKEINTSDPKFYEQTQWIFKLLYKVGLAEIRQTQVNWCPKLGTVLANEEISRDKDGNLVSERGSFPVEIKKMDQWVLKITKYAQKLLDGLESINFPDSLKLLQQKWIGKSQGVILKFYFENSQDFIEIFTTKIETIYGVSFLAISPLHDFATNLAKKDAKISDYIEKNSFSSPKLQSQISGIFTNLYMIHPLNSKKIPLYIANYVLNDYGTSAIMGVPAHNLNDLEFAKIFAIDYSEVINDKNILINSAEFNNFEVEKASKLIFEKLEKLGLAKKSISYKIKDWVFSRQRYWGEPFPVYFDQNGKIYLEEKIVELPHLEKIVPSGDGQSPLALQKDWVFFEKNGKIYRRETNTMPQWAGSSWYYLAYILKQKDGTYLKLDSKEAYKKLQKWLPVDIYIGGQEHAVGHLLYSRFWHKVLFEVGIVPNFEPFDRVIHQGMLLGPDGQKMSKSKGNIINPYTVLDKYGADSVRIFLMFMGPINENRAWDEKGANSIYAWIQRVIRIILKDYKIDPELEKDSEFSYFYNNFVFEITNLVQDFKFNVAISKLMVYINFLSKLDSIPSKKYLVDFLVILSIFAPHISEELLEKLEQKPLHFHAWPQFDKNKIVKNTYNLPVSINGKTRAILELNDDQSQDEIIEIAKKHYKIQHFLENHSIVKTIFVAKKILNFIVKK; via the coding sequence ATGTATGACCATAAATTAATAGAAAAAAAATGACAAAACTATTGGCAAAAAAATAACGTTTTTCAAACGAGTGAATCTTCAGACAAAAAAATCTATATTTTAGATATGTTTCCTTATCCTTCGGCGGCCGGACTCCATTTAGGGCATCCAATTGGATATACAGCATCAGATATAATTGCAAGATTTAAGCGGCTTAATGGTTTTGATGTTCTTCACCCGATGGGTTGAGATGCCTTTGGTCTTCCGGCTGAGCAATATGCAATTCAAACAGGCAACCATCCTGCTGATTTTACTAAGAAAAATATTGAAAATTTTAAAGAGCAAATAAATTCTTTTGGTTTTTCATATGATTGAAGCAAAGAAATTAACACAAGTGATCCAAAATTTTATGAACAAACCCAGTGAATTTTTAAGCTTTTATACAAGGTTGGCCTAGCTGAAATTCGCCAGACACAAGTAAATTGATGCCCAAAATTAGGCACAGTTTTAGCAAATGAGGAAATAAGTCGTGACAAAGACGGAAATTTAGTAAGTGAACGAGGCAGTTTTCCTGTTGAAATCAAAAAAATGGATCAGTGGGTGCTAAAAATCACAAAGTATGCCCAAAAATTGCTTGATGGACTTGAGAGTATAAATTTCCCTGACTCACTAAAGTTACTCCAGCAAAAATGAATCGGCAAGTCCCAAGGCGTTATTCTTAAGTTTTACTTTGAAAATAGTCAAGATTTTATTGAAATATTTACAACAAAAATTGAGACTATTTATGGTGTTAGTTTTTTGGCTATTTCACCTTTGCATGATTTTGCAACAAATCTTGCAAAAAAAGATGCAAAAATTAGTGACTACATTGAAAAAAACAGTTTTTCTAGTCCCAAACTTCAGAGTCAAATTTCTGGTATATTCACTAATTTATACATGATTCACCCGTTAAATTCTAAAAAAATTCCGCTTTATATTGCAAATTATGTGCTAAATGACTACGGAACTTCGGCAATTATGGGAGTTCCAGCTCATAATTTAAATGATCTAGAATTTGCTAAAATTTTTGCAATTGACTATTCAGAAGTAATAAATGACAAAAATATCCTGATAAATTCAGCAGAATTTAACAATTTTGAAGTTGAAAAAGCTTCGAAATTAATTTTTGAAAAATTAGAAAAGTTAGGGCTGGCAAAAAAAAGTATTTCTTATAAAATTAAGGACTGAGTTTTTTCAAGACAAAGATATTGAGGCGAGCCTTTTCCTGTTTATTTTGACCAAAACGGCAAAATTTATCTTGAAGAAAAAATTGTCGAACTGCCACATTTAGAAAAAATTGTTCCCTCAGGCGATGGTCAGTCCCCGCTTGCCTTACAAAAAGATTGAGTTTTTTTTGAAAAAAACGGCAAAATCTACCGCCGCGAAACTAACACAATGCCCCAATGAGCCGGAAGTTCGTGGTATTATCTTGCTTATATTTTAAAACAAAAAGATGGAACATATTTAAAATTAGACTCAAAAGAAGCTTATAAAAAATTGCAAAAATGACTTCCAGTTGACATTTATATCGGCGGACAAGAACATGCAGTTGGTCATTTACTTTATTCGCGTTTTTGACATAAAGTTTTATTTGAAGTTGGAATTGTGCCAAATTTTGAGCCTTTTGACAGAGTTATTCACCAAGGAATGTTACTAGGGCCTGACGGTCAAAAAATGTCTAAATCCAAAGGAAATATTATTAATCCTTATACAGTTTTAGATAAATATGGTGCTGATAGTGTGCGAATTTTTCTCATGTTTATGGGGCCAATTAATGAAAATCGCGCCTGGGATGAAAAAGGTGCAAATTCAATTTATGCTTGAATTCAAAGGGTAATTAGAATTATTTTAAAAGATTACAAAATTGATCCTGAGCTCGAAAAAGACTCTGAATTTAGTTACTTTTATAATAATTTTGTCTTTGAAATTACTAATTTAGTCCAGGATTTTAAGTTTAACGTGGCTATTTCTAAATTAATGGTGTATATTAATTTTTTAAGTAAACTTGATTCAATACCGTCAAAAAAATATCTTGTTGATTTTTTAGTGATTTTATCGATTTTTGCCCCTCATATTTCAGAGGAATTACTTGAAAAATTAGAGCAAAAACCACTTCATTTTCACGCCTGGCCTCAGTTTGACAAGAACAAAATTGTAAAAAATACTTATAATTTACCTGTTTCAATTAACGGTAAAACTAGAGCAATTTTGGAATTAAATGATGACCAAAGCCAAGATGAAATTATCGAAATTGCCAAAAAACACTATAAAATACAGCATTTTTTAGAAAATCACTCAATAGTCAAGACAATTTTTGTAGCTAAAAAAATCTTAAATTTCATTGTAAAAAAATAA
- the cas9 gene encoding type II CRISPR RNA-guided endonuclease Cas9 (Cas9, originally named Csn1, is the large, multifunctional signature protein of type II CRISPR/Cas systems. It is well known even to general audiences because its RNA-guided endonuclease activity has made it a popular tool for custom editing of eukaryotic genomes.): MHNKKNITIGFDLGIASVGWAIIDSTTSKILNWGTRTFEERKTANERRAFRSTRRNIRRKAYRNQKFINLILKYKDLFELENISDIQRVNKKDTENYEKILSLFTEIYRKCAAKHSNILEVKVKALDSKIERLDLIWILHDYLENRGFFYDLEEENVADKYEGIEHPSILLYDFFKKNGFFKSNSSIPKDLGGYSFSNLQWVNEIKKLFEVQEINPEFSEKFLNLFSSVRDYAKGPGSEHSASEYGIFQKDEDGKVAKKYDNIWDKTIAKCSFFVKENRSPVNYPSYEIFNLLNQLINLSTELKTEHKKIWQLSLNDRNELLDELLKVKENAKIISISLKKNEIKKIILKDFEFEKSDIDDQDTIEGRKIIKEEPTTKLEVTKHLLATIYSHSSDSNWININNILEFLPYLDEICIILDREKSRGQDEVLKKLTEKNIFEKLKIDSEKQLDFVKSIFSNTKFNFKKIGNFSLKAIDEFLPKMFEQNKNSEYLKWKDEEIRRKWEEQKAKLGKTDKKTKYLNPRIFQDEIISPGTKNTFEQAVLVLNQIIKKYSKENIIDAIVIESPREKNDKKTIEEIKKRNKSGKDKNLKKLFQILNLENKGYKLSDLETKPARLLDKLRLYHQQDGIDLYTLEKIVIDDLINNSQKYEIDHIIPYSMSYDNSQANKILTTKAENLKKGKLIASEYIKTKGDEIYNKYYEKAKDLFGKKNKVNKNAKKLDSYVDLDEDSAKNRFRFLTLQDYDEFQVEFLARNLNDTRYSTKLFYHALIEHFENNEFFTYTDENSSKHKVKISTIKGHVTKYFRAKSNNINKREIEKNRENNEHHAVDAAIVAIIGNENRQIANLLTLADNKNDKKFLLYDENHKENIETGELVKISKFEVEKLAKVEDLKKIIQEKYEEAKNHTPIKFSRKIRNISNGGLSDQTLYGFKYDEKEDKYFKFIKKNLVTTENKDLRKYFENPFGKTVDKKGVEKSEYTVLMAQSHLSEFNKLKEIFEKYNGFSKDTGKAFVEYMNDLALKEPTLKAEIESAKSVDKLLYYNYKLSDEFTYYDNINNKNFKRFYKNIKIIEYKSIPIKFKILSKHDGGKSFKDSLFSLYSLVYKVYENGKEIYKSIPVTSEIRKFGINEFDFLDENLYNKEKLDIYKSDFAKSIPVNCKPVFALKKGTILKKTSLDIDDFQETKETEEGNYYFISTISKRLNNDTRYGLKPLKLNVVKTVAEPPTNSIFQQYIPIHLDELGNEYPIKIKEHTDDEKLMCTIK, translated from the coding sequence ATGCATAATAAAAAAAATATTACTATTGGCTTTGACCTCGGGATTGCATCTGTTGGATGAGCAATTATTGATAGCACAACAAGCAAAATACTTAACTGAGGTACACGAACTTTTGAAGAAAGAAAAACTGCCAATGAAAGACGCGCTTTTCGTTCAACTAGAAGGAATATTCGTCGAAAAGCATACCGAAATCAAAAATTTATTAACCTAATATTAAAATATAAAGACTTATTTGAACTTGAAAATATTAGCGATATTCAACGAGTTAATAAAAAAGATACAGAAAATTATGAAAAAATACTTTCATTGTTTACAGAAATATATAGAAAATGCGCGGCAAAACATTCAAATATTTTAGAAGTAAAAGTTAAAGCACTTGATTCTAAGATTGAAAGATTAGATTTAATCTGAATATTGCATGATTACCTTGAAAATCGTGGCTTTTTTTATGATTTAGAAGAAGAAAATGTTGCTGATAAGTATGAAGGAATAGAACATCCTAGCATTTTATTGTACGATTTTTTCAAAAAAAATGGCTTTTTTAAATCAAACAGTTCTATTCCAAAAGATTTGGGCGGTTATAGTTTTTCTAACTTACAATGAGTTAATGAAATTAAAAAACTTTTTGAAGTTCAAGAAATTAACCCAGAATTTAGCGAAAAATTTTTAAATCTTTTTAGTTCAGTTAGAGATTATGCAAAAGGCCCAGGATCTGAACACAGTGCTAGTGAATATGGTATTTTTCAAAAAGATGAAGACGGAAAAGTTGCTAAAAAATACGATAATATTTGAGATAAAACTATAGCAAAATGCTCATTTTTTGTCAAAGAAAATAGATCTCCTGTTAATTATCCATCTTATGAAATTTTTAACCTGTTAAACCAATTAATTAATTTAAGTACCGAGTTAAAAACTGAACATAAAAAAATATGACAATTAAGTTTGAACGATAGAAATGAACTTCTTGATGAATTATTAAAAGTAAAAGAAAATGCAAAAATTATATCAATTTCACTCAAAAAAAATGAAATTAAAAAAATAATCCTTAAAGATTTTGAGTTTGAAAAATCAGATATTGATGATCAAGATACAATTGAAGGTAGAAAAATTATCAAAGAAGAACCAACTACAAAATTGGAAGTAACAAAACATTTATTGGCAACAATTTATTCCCATTCTTCTGATTCTAACTGAATAAATATTAATAATATATTGGAATTTTTGCCATATTTAGATGAAATTTGCATAATTCTTGACCGTGAAAAAAGTCGCGGGCAAGACGAAGTTTTAAAAAAATTAACTGAGAAAAATATTTTTGAAAAATTAAAGATTGATAGCGAAAAACAGTTAGATTTTGTTAAATCCATTTTTAGTAATACAAAATTTAATTTTAAGAAAATTGGTAATTTTTCACTTAAAGCAATAGATGAATTTTTGCCAAAAATGTTTGAACAAAATAAGAACTCAGAATATTTGAAGTGAAAAGATGAAGAAATAAGAAGAAAATGGGAAGAACAAAAAGCTAAATTAGGAAAAACTGATAAAAAAACTAAATATTTAAATCCGAGAATTTTTCAAGACGAAATTATTTCACCTGGAACAAAAAACACATTCGAACAAGCAGTTTTAGTTTTAAACCAAATTATCAAAAAATATTCAAAAGAAAATATAATTGATGCAATTGTCATCGAGAGTCCGCGTGAAAAAAATGATAAAAAAACAATTGAAGAAATAAAAAAGAGAAATAAGAGCGGTAAAGATAAAAATCTTAAAAAATTATTTCAAATTTTGAATTTAGAGAATAAAGGTTATAAACTTTCTGATTTAGAAACAAAGCCTGCTAGACTTCTGGATAAATTAAGACTTTACCACCAACAAGATGGCATAGATCTTTATACATTGGAAAAAATTGTCATAGATGATTTGATTAATAACAGCCAAAAATATGAAATTGATCATATAATCCCATATTCAATGTCTTACGATAATTCGCAAGCAAACAAAATATTAACAACAAAAGCAGAAAACCTAAAAAAAGGAAAATTAATTGCTAGCGAATATATAAAAACAAAGGGTGATGAAATTTATAACAAATACTATGAAAAAGCAAAAGACTTATTCGGTAAAAAGAATAAAGTGAATAAAAATGCTAAAAAATTAGATTCTTATGTCGATTTGGATGAAGATTCTGCAAAAAATAGATTTAGATTTTTAACACTACAAGATTACGATGAATTTCAAGTTGAATTTTTAGCCAGAAACTTGAATGACACAAGGTATTCAACAAAATTATTCTATCATGCACTTATAGAGCATTTTGAAAATAATGAGTTTTTCACATATACTGATGAAAATTCTAGCAAGCACAAAGTAAAAATATCAACAATTAAAGGTCATGTTACCAAATATTTTAGAGCAAAATCGAACAACATCAATAAGCGAGAAATTGAAAAAAATCGTGAAAATAACGAGCATCATGCTGTTGATGCGGCAATTGTTGCAATTATTGGTAACGAAAATCGTCAAATCGCTAATCTCTTAACACTTGCAGATAATAAAAATGATAAAAAATTTCTTCTTTATGACGAAAACCACAAAGAAAATATCGAAACTGGTGAGTTAGTTAAAATTTCGAAGTTTGAGGTTGAAAAGCTTGCAAAAGTCGAAGATTTAAAGAAAATAATTCAAGAAAAATATGAAGAAGCAAAAAACCATACCCCTATAAAATTTTCACGAAAAATTCGCAATATTTCAAATGGTGGTCTGTCAGATCAGACGTTATATGGGTTTAAATATGACGAAAAGGAAGATAAATACTTTAAATTTATTAAGAAAAATCTTGTTACAACCGAAAACAAAGATTTGAGAAAATATTTTGAAAATCCTTTTGGCAAAACAGTTGACAAAAAAGGCGTGGAAAAAAGTGAATATACAGTTTTAATGGCGCAATCACATTTGTCGGAATTTAATAAATTAAAGGAAATTTTTGAAAAATATAATGGCTTTAGCAAGGATACTGGAAAAGCTTTTGTTGAATATATGAATGATTTGGCGTTGAAGGAACCAACTTTAAAAGCTGAAATTGAATCAGCAAAATCAGTCGATAAATTGCTATATTATAATTACAAACTGTCTGATGAGTTTACTTATTATGATAATATTAATAATAAAAATTTTAAGCGATTCTACAAAAACATTAAAATTATTGAGTACAAATCTATTCCAATAAAATTCAAAATTTTAAGTAAGCATGATGGTGGAAAATCTTTCAAGGATTCGCTATTTTCGCTTTATTCGCTAGTTTATAAAGTTTACGAAAATGGGAAGGAAATCTATAAATCTATTCCAGTTACTTCAGAAATAAGAAAATTTGGAATTAATGAATTTGATTTTCTTGATGAAAATTTGTACAATAAGGAAAAACTCGATATTTACAAATCTGATTTCGCAAAATCGATACCTGTTAATTGCAAGCCAGTTTTTGCGCTTAAAAAAGGGACAATTTTAAAGAAAACAAGTTTAGATATAGATGATTTCCAAGAAACAAAAGAGACGGAAGAAGGAAATTATTATTTTATTTCAACAATATCCAAAAGACTTAACAATGATACAAGGTACGGGCTAAAACCGCTTAAATTAAATGTTGTTAAAACTGTTGCTGAACCGCCAACAAATTCAATTTTTCAACAATATATACCTATCCATCTCGATGAATTAGGGAACGAATATCCTATAAAAATAAAAGAACACACCGATGATGAGAAGCTAATGTGCACAATTAAATAA
- the cas1 gene encoding type II CRISPR-associated endonuclease Cas1, which yields MKKIIEISESEYVYLFLNNIVIKKDSEKFVFPIDTVDVLIFENDRATISIPVINELVEKKVNIIICKNHLPQSLIIPYSGYYNNKIFQEQIKWDIPYKTKTWQEIIKLKIQRSISVLKSIQKINSEDEAKMWDYFHDVQPYDTNNREGHAAKLYFKLLFGKGFIRDQDGDDNINILLNYGYIVLLSYVARIICGKGLDNRLGIYHKSFNNNFPLACDLMEPYRYWVDQIVYNHINAEFLNFQDFKEALFKSFSQHIEYKGKHIKFSKYMEFEIMDILNLKENYKEITTESDQS from the coding sequence ATGAAAAAAATCATTGAAATTAGCGAATCAGAATACGTTTATCTTTTTCTAAACAACATTGTGATCAAAAAAGACAGTGAAAAATTTGTTTTCCCAATTGATACAGTTGATGTCTTAATTTTTGAAAATGACAGAGCAACTATATCAATTCCAGTCATTAATGAACTTGTTGAAAAAAAGGTAAACATTATTATTTGCAAAAATCATTTACCACAATCATTAATCATTCCTTACAGTGGCTACTATAATAATAAGATTTTTCAAGAGCAAATAAAATGAGATATTCCGTATAAAACTAAAACTTGACAAGAAATAATTAAACTAAAAATTCAAAGATCCATAAGTGTTTTAAAGTCAATTCAGAAAATTAATTCAGAAGATGAAGCCAAAATGTGAGACTATTTCCACGATGTTCAACCTTATGACACTAACAATCGCGAAGGCCATGCGGCAAAGTTATATTTTAAACTTTTGTTTGGTAAAGGTTTTATTCGCGACCAAGACGGTGATGATAATATTAACATCCTATTAAATTACGGTTATATTGTCTTACTTAGTTATGTTGCCCGGATTATTTGTGGCAAAGGTCTTGATAATCGGCTTGGAATTTACCATAAAAGTTTTAATAACAATTTTCCGCTTGCTTGTGATTTAATGGAACCTTATCGCTATTGAGTTGACCAGATTGTTTATAATCATATCAATGCTGAATTTCTTAATTTTCAAGATTTTAAAGAAGCGCTTTTTAAATCTTTTAGCCAGCATATTGAATATAAAGGCAAACATATTAAATTTAGCAAATATATGGAATTTGAAATTATGGACATCCTTAATTTAAAAGAAAATTATAAGGAAATTACTACAGAAAGTGATCAAAGTTAA
- the cas2 gene encoding CRISPR-associated endonuclease Cas2 yields MIKVNTREMRILLMYDIYYINEDDNKLYNKFIKELYKLGYVRLQYSIYSKIIPTHLQYNSEKKKLLRIIPKNSNIRIAMLTEKQYQNIEILNGTKSKNELYNLEEDYIKL; encoded by the coding sequence GTGATCAAAGTTAATACTAGAGAAATGCGAATTTTATTAATGTATGACATTTATTATATTAATGAAGATGATAATAAACTTTATAACAAATTCATTAAGGAACTTTATAAACTTGGCTATGTCAGGTTGCAATACTCGATTTATTCTAAAATAATTCCAACTCACCTTCAATATAACAGTGAGAAAAAGAAACTTTTAAGAATTATTCCAAAAAATTCAAATATTAGAATTGCGATGTTAACTGAAAAACAATACCAAAACATCGAAATTCTTAATGGTACAAAGTCCAAAAATGAACTCTATAATTTAGAGGAGGATTATATCAAACTATAA
- a CDS encoding serine protease: MKKFTKKYGFIGLFLALNLGILLANVALLTNNLIKLNPKINHEALLKSIVEIKLQKKDELSFATGFVIDNKIITNKHILENSDEIDIFYRFANEKDYKKTKIIKISPNYDILSLEPNTQVKNLEIEENFGYGDEIFTIGNPHNLGLTISKGVISGTNKITNQNFVRTSITIEPGNSGGPVLNTKNKVIGIMTFRLINEKPVQGVSFFVPSNQIKEFLNSN; this comes from the coding sequence ATGAAAAAATTCACTAAAAAATACGGGTTTATTGGTTTATTTTTGGCTTTAAATCTTGGAATTTTGTTAGCAAACGTTGCTTTACTAACAAATAATTTAATAAAACTAAATCCAAAAATTAACCATGAAGCCCTTTTAAAGTCAATTGTTGAAATTAAGCTTCAAAAAAAGGATGAATTGTCTTTTGCTACCGGTTTTGTTATAGATAATAAAATTATCACAAATAAACACATTCTTGAAAATAGCGATGAAATTGATATTTTTTACCGTTTTGCAAATGAAAAAGACTACAAAAAAACTAAAATTATAAAAATTTCACCAAACTATGACATATTAAGTTTGGAACCAAACACACAAGTTAAAAACCTTGAAATAGAAGAAAATTTTGGTTACGGCGATGAAATTTTTACAATTGGAAATCCACATAATCTTGGCTTGACAATCAGCAAAGGAGTTATCTCAGGAACTAATAAAATAACTAATCAAAATTTTGTTCGAACTAGTATCACAATTGAACCAGGAAATAGTGGCGGCCCTGTTTTAAATACTAAAAATAAAGTAATTGGTATCATGACTTTTCGGCTTATAAATGAAAAACCGGTTCAAGGTGTTTCTTTTTTTGTACCTTCAAACCAGATAAAAGAATTTTTAAATTCAAATTAA